Proteins co-encoded in one Pelobates fuscus isolate aPelFus1 chromosome 5, aPelFus1.pri, whole genome shotgun sequence genomic window:
- the LOC134610308 gene encoding ubiquitin carboxyl-terminal hydrolase CYLD-like — MSSTLKPQRPFIALREFTAGRHKVFAGSMGVLLDNDHSRGRILDLPNRPEVTVKRNLVRVLGKRDSAFLYGIGVPQRRLHLLNNEKLLQAICGMQINDVVRIRFQGYASVGVVNAIWELSDKSRLSDLTKLLIEVELLDGECSNNTSKPLKINAGEILAVSSNVQYHLYYRDTRPGLDERDIHSALDDVLIDIPPVRECDGLEKMVGLRRGIQGHHNSCYLDTTLFSLFTFSSVLDHILQSPEVCDAKVQRILRQDIVNPLRRNGFVHAERVMKLRKLLRCETFVTEEKDPEEFLNALLHEVLAVEPLLKIRCNDKTQESNIYQIIVERDGTLKVPSVQTLMERSFRFYDDLKFEKTPSCLILQMPRFGKKFKMFPFIIPSLELDITNMLYTRSKVCCICLGVAEYECTQCLADPLTTDGHIRQFCQQCERQVHSQKQLNDHSPLRLDTQTDGSLPLQKLQLLAVLCIKTSHFISFVKYGPSKHSWVFFDSMAGKTGNEIGTNVPLVRSCPQLGDYLSMSEEQFQRVDFSKMDSLCRRFFSDSYMCIYQYPEHGAQNG, encoded by the exons ATGAGCTCCACACTAAAGCCCCAACGACCTTTTATTGCTCTCCGGGAATTTACAGCTGGAAGACACAAAGTGTTTGCTGGTTCCATGGGTGTCTTACTGGACAATGACCATTCCCGTGGGCGTATCTTAGATCTACCAAACCGTCCAGAAGTGACAGTGAAAAGAAACCTGGTTCGCGTACTAGGGAAGAGAGACTCGGCTTTTCTGTATGGTATTGGCGTGCCCCAGCGACGGCTTCATCTCCTCAACAATGAGAAGCTGCTCCAAGCTATATGTGGCATGCAGATCAACGATGTTGTCAGGATACGTTTCCAGGGATATGCCTCAGTAGGGGTAGTTAATGCCATTTGGGAGCTTTCCGACAAATCAAGACTATCAGATCTCACAAAACTTCTGATTGAAGTGGAACTGCTG GATGGGGAGTGCAGCAATAATACAAGCAAACCATTAAAAATCAACGCTGGAGAAATACTGGCAGTGAGCTCTAATGTACAGTACCACCTGTATTACAGAGACACCAGACCAGGCCTGGATGAAAGAG ATATTCACAGTGCCCTCGATGATGTTTTGATTGATATTCCTCCTGTGCGTGAGTGTGATGGTCTTGAGAAGATGGTTGGATTGAGAAGGGGTATACAAGGGCACCACAACTCATGTTACCTTGATACCACACTATTTAG TCTGTTCACATTTTCCTCGGTTCTGGATCACATTTTACAATCTCCGGAGGTCTGTGATGCAAAAGTGCAGCGTATCTTGAGGCAGGATATTGTGAATCCACTGAGAAG AAATGGCTTTGTCCATGCTGAGCGTGTCATGAAGCTCAGAAAGTTACTTCGATGTGAAACCTTCGTGACAGAGGAAAAAG ATCCTGAAGAGTTTTTAAATGCTTTACTACACGAAGTCCTAGCTGTAGAACCACTGCTGAAAATCAG ATGTAACGACAAGACGCAAGAAAGCAACATTTATCAAATTATTGTCGAGAGGGATGGAACTTTGAAGGTACCTTCGGTGCAAACTCTGATGGAAAGATCATTTCGATTCTATGATGACCTGAAATTTGAAAAG ACTCCCTCATGCCTGATCCTTCAGATGCCAAGATTTGGAAAGAAGTTTAAGATGTTCCCCTTTATCATCCCTTCCTTGGAATTGGACATTACCAACATGCTCTACACAA GAAGCAAAGTTTGCTGTATTTGCCTGGGAGTTGCTGAATATGAATGCACACAGTGTCTTGCAGACCCTCTTACCACTGACGGCCATATTCGCCAGTTCTGCCAACAGTGTGAAAGACAG GTTCATTCTCAGAAACAACTAAATGACCACAGTCCTCTGAGACTGGATACACAGACGGATGGCTCCCTGCCACTACAAAAACTACAGCTGTTGGCGGTCCTCTGCATTAAGACTAGTCACTTCATATCATTCGTGAAATATGGACCCAGCAAACATTCCTGGGTGTTTTTCGACAGCATGGCAGGAAAAACAG gaAATGAAATCGGAACAAATGTTCCCCTGGTACGATCTTGCCCTCAACTGGGAGACTACCTATCAATGTCCGAAGAGCAGTTCCAAAGGGTCGATTTCAGTAAGATGGACAGTTTATGTAGGAGATTTTTCTCGGATAGCTACATGTGCATATACCAATACCCAGAGCATGG